The proteins below are encoded in one region of Holophagaceae bacterium:
- a CDS encoding TonB family protein has translation MSQELYVLLQERAALGRIRFPVALAVGGTVLGLQLGLVALSVFVGRTQEGAPEAKKVTWVTLPGVAPTGPSGGSGPQIQGDTGQRIRRVEDVAPKVTERPPGRVPDVVGNTKASAPIKGTNPDAASKGKSADFSKGKTAAANPKIGAAGQGDGSGVGVGVPIPGLRASGTSDGGTGLVGGLDQSNFPYAWYVQNMQNTIIRNWSRTTNAQGRVGVYFRILKDGTLEGWKVESPSGNYALDQSAMNAVRRTGHIPPLPDDFPGNELGVHFWFTYLGN, from the coding sequence ATGAGCCAGGAATTGTACGTCCTCCTCCAGGAGCGCGCGGCGCTGGGACGGATCCGTTTCCCGGTGGCGCTGGCGGTGGGCGGGACGGTGCTGGGCCTGCAGTTGGGGCTGGTGGCCCTTTCGGTCTTCGTGGGCCGGACCCAGGAAGGCGCTCCCGAAGCGAAGAAAGTGACCTGGGTGACCCTGCCGGGCGTTGCACCCACCGGACCCAGCGGCGGCAGCGGCCCCCAGATCCAGGGCGACACGGGCCAGCGCATCCGCCGCGTGGAGGATGTCGCCCCCAAAGTCACCGAGCGGCCCCCAGGCCGGGTGCCGGATGTGGTGGGCAACACCAAGGCCTCGGCGCCCATCAAGGGCACGAACCCCGATGCCGCCAGCAAGGGCAAGAGCGCGGATTTCTCGAAGGGCAAGACCGCCGCGGCCAATCCGAAAATCGGCGCGGCAGGGCAGGGCGATGGCAGCGGAGTCGGCGTGGGCGTGCCCATACCGGGACTGCGGGCCAGCGGCACCTCGGATGGCGGGACGGGCCTGGTGGGCGGCCTGGACCAGAGCAATTTCCCCTATGCCTGGTACGTGCAGAACATGCAGAACACCATCATCCGCAACTGGAGCCGCACGACCAATGCCCAGGGGCGGGTCGGCGTCTACTTCCGCATCCTGAAGGACGGCACGCTGGAAGGCTGGAAGGTGGAGAGCCCCAGCGGCAATTACGCCCTGGACCAGAGCGCCATGAACGCCGTCCGCCGCACCGGCCACATCCCCCCGCTGCCGGATGATTTTCCGGGAAACGAGCTGGGCGTGCATTTCTGGTTCACCTATCTGGGGAATTAG
- the rlmF gene encoding 23S rRNA (adenine(1618)-N(6))-methyltransferase RlmF: MKPRSKVVPAPGDKPGLHPRNPHRQGYDFGQLMASCPELRPFVGPNAHGGESIDFADPAAVKMLNRALLKHVHGIAHWDLPPGFLCPPVPGRADYLHYLADLLAEGHGGVVPTGARVRVLDIGVGANLIYPLVGQATFGWRFLGSDIDAKALAAGRRILAANGLSQAIELRQQQPPAIFRGLLKDDETFDLSLCNPPFHASLEEAQAGSQRKWTNLGRGGASTATPALNFGGQGGELWCVGGEAAFLRRMIEESAAIPERCLWFTSLLSKSSNLPGILRALKWAQVRAQRVIPMAQGQKRSRIVAWTYFSPESREAWARERWRTR; the protein is encoded by the coding sequence ATGAAGCCTAGATCGAAGGTGGTACCGGCGCCTGGGGACAAACCCGGACTTCATCCACGCAATCCCCACCGCCAGGGCTACGATTTCGGCCAGCTCATGGCGAGCTGTCCTGAACTGCGGCCTTTCGTGGGGCCCAACGCCCATGGCGGCGAGTCCATCGATTTTGCGGATCCGGCCGCGGTAAAGATGCTAAATCGGGCGTTATTGAAGCATGTTCATGGAATCGCCCACTGGGACTTGCCACCCGGTTTCCTGTGTCCGCCGGTGCCGGGCCGGGCGGACTACCTGCACTACCTGGCGGACCTGCTGGCCGAAGGCCATGGCGGCGTGGTCCCCACGGGAGCGCGGGTGCGGGTGCTGGATATCGGCGTGGGCGCCAACCTCATTTATCCGCTGGTGGGCCAGGCCACCTTCGGCTGGCGGTTCCTGGGTTCCGATATCGATGCGAAGGCCCTGGCGGCGGGGCGGCGGATCCTGGCGGCGAATGGCCTTTCGCAGGCCATCGAATTGAGACAGCAGCAACCGCCGGCGATCTTCCGGGGCCTCCTGAAAGACGACGAAACCTTCGACCTGTCCCTGTGCAACCCGCCCTTCCACGCTTCCCTGGAGGAAGCCCAGGCGGGGTCGCAGCGCAAATGGACGAACCTGGGCCGGGGCGGTGCCAGCACGGCCACGCCCGCCTTGAATTTCGGCGGGCAGGGCGGAGAACTCTGGTGCGTAGGCGGCGAGGCGGCCTTCCTGCGCCGCATGATCGAGGAGAGCGCGGCGATTCCCGAGCGCTGCCTGTGGTTCACCAGCCTGCTTTCCAAATCCTCCAATCTGCCGGGGATCCTGCGCGCCCTGAAATGGGCCCAGGTGCGAGCCCAGCGGGTCATCCCCATGGCCCAGGGCCAGAAGCGGAGCCGCATCGTGGCCTGGACTTACTTCTCCCCGGAAAGCCGGGAGGCCTGGGCGCGGGAGCGCTGGCGAACGCGCTAG
- a CDS encoding ExbD/TolR family protein, whose product MSFTPGSKHGQMADINMTPMIDVMLVLLIIFMVAAPMLTTGVDVNLPEAKTGKSLEAEALTVTLTDDGRIQFGKTFVQLGVLQKQLREQAKLDRKRPVMVRADHNLPYGRVIAVVDSIREAGFSQVGFVTQASLEAESR is encoded by the coding sequence ATGTCCTTCACTCCAGGTTCCAAGCACGGCCAGATGGCCGACATCAACATGACGCCGATGATCGACGTGATGCTGGTGCTGCTCATCATTTTCATGGTGGCGGCGCCGATGTTGACCACCGGGGTGGATGTGAACCTGCCAGAGGCCAAGACCGGCAAGAGCCTGGAAGCTGAGGCCCTGACCGTGACCCTGACCGACGACGGCCGCATCCAGTTCGGCAAGACCTTCGTGCAGCTCGGTGTGCTGCAGAAACAGCTGCGGGAGCAGGCCAAATTGGACCGTAAGCGCCCGGTGATGGTGCGGGCGGACCACAATCTGCCCTACGGCCGGGTCATCGCGGTGGTGGACAGCATCCGCGAGGCGGGCTTTTCCCAGGTGGGTTTTGTCACCCAGGCCTCCCTGGAAGCAGAAAGTAGGTAA
- a CDS encoding NAD(P)H-dependent oxidoreductase, translating to MDILAISGSLRSESSNTALLRAAQALAPSGFRITIYEGLAGLPPFDPGLETEDAPEPVQVFRALIRGAEGVLICTPEYAHGMPGILKNALEWTVASGEFVDKPVAALSSSPGATGGEKALAWLTQTLAVMSARILPGISQPIPFGRSRVKSDGGIVDPALAATLREVLDGLARAVEARAQSESQS from the coding sequence ATGGACATCCTCGCCATTTCCGGCAGCCTTCGCTCCGAATCCTCCAACACGGCCCTGCTCCGGGCGGCGCAGGCCCTCGCCCCGTCCGGGTTCCGCATCACGATTTATGAAGGCCTGGCGGGACTGCCGCCCTTCGATCCGGGCCTGGAAACGGAGGACGCGCCGGAGCCGGTCCAGGTCTTTCGGGCTCTGATCCGTGGAGCGGAGGGCGTTCTCATCTGCACACCTGAATACGCCCACGGCATGCCGGGCATTCTCAAGAACGCCCTGGAATGGACCGTGGCTTCGGGGGAATTCGTGGACAAGCCCGTGGCGGCCCTCAGCAGTTCGCCAGGGGCGACCGGAGGCGAGAAGGCCCTGGCCTGGCTCACCCAGACCCTTGCGGTCATGTCGGCCCGCATCCTTCCTGGGATTTCCCAGCCCATCCCCTTCGGCCGCAGCCGCGTGAAGTCCGATGGCGGCATCGTGGACCCGGCCCTGGCGGCGACTCTGCGGGAAGTCCTGGATGGCTTGGCCCGCGCGGTGGAGGCCCGCGCCCAGAGCGAGAGCCAGTCGTGA
- a CDS encoding VCBS repeat-containing protein, whose amino-acid sequence MLRPTCPLNRLGLGASLFFLAGCGGSSTYHRDNRPFDEASSVAIADLDADGRPDAVTALATYGGGAPHPGFVSRRYQDATRPGTFKDPIRQDAGSDPIALAAADLDGDGLPDLVVANTQMIPGPIAGNTLSLLLTGPSILTVMPPRSLALGNRDPLDLALGDLDGDGDVDIAVAARGGNNLMIFFQTGLAAFGSPVMVPLNAEPTCLAIADLNGDGRLDLAAGTGAGTLSVLLQSPALSGAFLAAVDYTLGSYPNQVRVADLDGDGRKDVALALEDAGRLGLLGILRQDPGQAGRFLPLKDYVTQDASACALAIGDLDGDGQPEIVVANYGAPGWPGSLTIFQSSEAGPAAFGIRAIYNGYYGPRSVAMGDLNGDGRPDLLIADGDPTIRFQDPAHPGAFLPPVGLRH is encoded by the coding sequence ATGCTTCGACCGACCTGCCCCCTTAACCGCCTGGGCCTCGGCGCATCCCTGTTCTTCCTTGCGGGCTGCGGCGGATCCTCGACCTACCACCGGGACAACCGCCCCTTTGACGAAGCCAGCTCTGTGGCCATCGCCGACCTCGACGCCGATGGCCGGCCCGACGCGGTGACCGCCCTGGCGACCTACGGCGGCGGGGCGCCCCACCCGGGCTTCGTGAGCCGCCGCTACCAGGACGCCACCCGGCCCGGGACCTTCAAGGATCCCATCCGCCAGGACGCGGGCTCGGACCCCATCGCCCTGGCGGCGGCTGACCTGGATGGAGATGGCCTCCCGGATCTGGTGGTGGCGAATACCCAGATGATTCCGGGCCCCATCGCGGGGAACACCCTTTCCCTGCTGCTCACGGGTCCCAGCATCCTGACCGTCATGCCCCCCCGGAGCCTGGCGCTGGGCAACCGGGATCCCCTGGACCTCGCCCTGGGTGACCTGGACGGGGACGGCGACGTGGACATCGCCGTGGCGGCCCGGGGCGGAAATAATCTGATGATCTTCTTCCAGACCGGGCTGGCCGCGTTTGGAAGCCCCGTGATGGTGCCCTTGAATGCCGAGCCCACCTGCCTGGCCATCGCTGACCTGAACGGCGACGGCCGGCTGGACCTCGCGGCAGGCACCGGGGCCGGAACCTTGTCGGTGCTGCTCCAGTCCCCCGCCCTGAGCGGCGCCTTCCTGGCGGCCGTGGATTACACCCTCGGGAGCTATCCCAATCAGGTGCGAGTTGCGGATCTGGATGGCGACGGGCGCAAGGATGTGGCCCTGGCCCTGGAGGATGCGGGGCGCCTGGGCCTTTTGGGGATCCTCCGCCAGGATCCAGGCCAGGCGGGCCGCTTCCTGCCCCTGAAGGACTATGTGACCCAGGACGCCTCCGCCTGCGCGTTGGCCATCGGGGACCTCGACGGCGACGGCCAGCCGGAGATCGTGGTGGCCAATTACGGAGCGCCCGGCTGGCCCGGCAGCCTCACGATTTTCCAATCCAGCGAGGCCGGGCCGGCGGCCTTCGGGATCCGGGCCATCTACAACGGATATTACGGTCCCCGGTCCGTGGCCATGGGGGACCTCAATGGCGATGGCCGGCCGGACCTGCTCATCGCCGATGGCGATCCCACGATCCGCTTCCAGGATCCAGCCCACCCGGGAGCCTTCCTTCCCCCGGTGGGTCTGCGGCACTAG
- a CDS encoding SDR family oxidoreductase: MSEPSRPWVLITGCSSGIGKALVGVCRAAGWGVVATARHWPDLADLPDGEDLRRLGLDVTSPDSLADAVAGCSGLRLVALINNAGYGQMGPLEFVRPEELRAQFETNVVGLQAVTNAFLPLIRKNAARGEGRIVQVASMLGRLSIPLAGPYNASKHAVVALAETLRLEIGREIPVVLVEPGAVASSFRDTIAKTWGDLPDRVQGTPYARILANFIRTRKRQAERYAGSPEQAARRILKALTRKHPPRRILIRPEARLAGWAKAILPAAVWEWFLRRSYGLN, from the coding sequence GTGTCCGAGCCTTCCCGCCCCTGGGTCCTGATCACAGGCTGCTCCTCGGGCATCGGGAAGGCCTTGGTGGGCGTTTGCCGGGCGGCTGGCTGGGGAGTGGTGGCCACCGCCCGGCATTGGCCTGATCTGGCGGACCTCCCCGATGGCGAGGACCTGCGCCGGCTGGGTCTGGACGTGACCTCTCCGGACAGTCTCGCCGACGCCGTCGCGGGCTGTTCCGGCCTGCGCCTGGTGGCCCTCATCAACAACGCCGGCTACGGGCAGATGGGTCCCCTCGAATTCGTAAGGCCCGAAGAACTGCGGGCGCAATTCGAGACCAACGTGGTGGGGCTCCAGGCGGTCACGAACGCCTTTCTGCCGCTCATCCGCAAGAACGCGGCGAGGGGCGAAGGCCGCATCGTCCAGGTGGCCTCTATGCTGGGCCGCCTGAGCATCCCCTTGGCGGGGCCCTACAATGCGTCGAAGCATGCGGTGGTGGCCCTGGCGGAGACCCTGCGCCTGGAGATCGGGCGGGAGATTCCCGTGGTGCTGGTGGAACCCGGCGCGGTGGCCAGCTCATTCCGCGACACCATCGCCAAGACCTGGGGCGATCTGCCAGACCGGGTCCAGGGCACGCCCTACGCGCGCATACTCGCGAATTTCATAAGGACCCGGAAGCGGCAGGCCGAGCGCTATGCCGGAAGCCCCGAGCAGGCCGCCCGCCGCATCCTGAAAGCCCTCACCCGGAAACATCCGCCCCGAAGGATCCTGATCCGCCCGGAAGCCCGGCTGGCCGGATGGGCCAAGGCGATCCTGCCCGCCGCGGTGTGGGAGTGGTTCCTGCGGCGGAGTTATGGATTGAATTGA
- a CDS encoding DinB family protein, translating into MSELANLVDEIQEMAHGHPWHGLSLAEILSDLSAEEATAKPFPGVHSIRELILHIAGWQEVFFIRLQGEMASEPPEGDFPAEPADWPASLAKFEDSNRRLLAVVSGFSDASLDAKVAGKDYTVGFMLHGLVSHCVYHSGQISLLKKALRS; encoded by the coding sequence ATGTCTGAACTTGCGAACCTGGTTGACGAAATCCAGGAGATGGCTCATGGCCATCCCTGGCACGGCCTTTCACTGGCAGAAATCCTGTCCGACCTAAGCGCTGAAGAAGCCACAGCAAAACCCTTTCCGGGCGTTCATTCGATACGGGAACTTATTCTGCACATTGCCGGATGGCAGGAAGTCTTCTTCATTCGCTTGCAAGGCGAAATGGCGAGCGAACCGCCGGAAGGAGATTTTCCCGCAGAGCCCGCTGATTGGCCTGCGTCACTGGCGAAATTCGAGGATTCCAATCGACGGCTCTTGGCCGTGGTCTCCGGCTTTTCGGACGCTTCCCTGGATGCAAAGGTCGCGGGCAAGGATTACACCGTCGGTTTCATGCTCCATGGCCTGGTGTCCCACTGCGTCTACCATTCCGGCCAGATCAGCCTGTTGAAGAAAGCTCTCCGGAGCTGA
- a CDS encoding Ni/Fe hydrogenase subunit alpha, with protein sequence MQLETAAHPEALKRTVIEPITRVEGHGKVTLLMDEQNHVKQARLHIVEFRGFEKFIQGRPYWEIPVLVQRLCGICPVSHHLASAKAVDALVGARKLTPTAEKLRRLLHYGQTLQSHALHFFHLASPDLLFGYDADVATRNIIGVIQAHPGIAVQGVKLRKYGQEVIRVLSGKRVHGVFAVPGGVNKGLTKEDRDYLMMDLEQVIEWSKGAVDIARGLYTGNLEENASFGAFRSNFLSLTTPDGSFELYDGGLRATDADGGRIFDHVATEHYLRHIHEEVKSWSYMKFPFIVALGNDAGWYRVGPLARINNAERMPTPMAEEERRRFAALGEGGPVHATMAYHWARMIEMLYAAEAIRELLEDPDILGRDLVTQGERSLEGVGVIEAPRGTLFHHYQIDENDAVVKANLIVSTTNNNTAMNTAVREVAARYLDGKELTEGLLNHIEVAIRAYDPCLSCATHAIGKMPLAVELLDADGCLVDRRVKHADGTSGDR encoded by the coding sequence ATGCAACTGGAAACGGCCGCCCATCCCGAGGCGCTGAAGCGCACGGTCATCGAACCCATCACCCGGGTGGAGGGCCACGGCAAGGTGACCCTGCTCATGGATGAGCAGAACCACGTGAAGCAGGCCCGGCTCCACATCGTGGAGTTCCGCGGCTTCGAGAAGTTCATCCAGGGACGCCCCTACTGGGAGATCCCGGTCCTGGTCCAGCGCCTCTGCGGCATCTGCCCGGTGAGCCACCACCTGGCCTCCGCCAAGGCCGTGGACGCGCTGGTGGGCGCGCGCAAGCTCACGCCGACCGCCGAGAAGTTGCGCCGGCTGCTCCACTACGGGCAGACCCTCCAGAGCCACGCTTTGCATTTCTTCCACCTGGCGAGCCCCGATCTGCTCTTCGGATACGACGCGGACGTCGCCACGCGCAACATCATCGGCGTCATCCAGGCCCATCCGGGCATCGCCGTCCAGGGCGTGAAGCTCCGCAAGTACGGCCAGGAGGTCATCCGGGTCCTGTCCGGAAAGCGCGTGCACGGGGTCTTCGCGGTCCCCGGCGGCGTGAACAAGGGGCTCACCAAGGAGGACCGGGACTACCTGATGATGGATCTCGAGCAGGTCATCGAATGGTCGAAGGGAGCCGTGGACATCGCCCGCGGCCTCTACACCGGGAACCTGGAGGAGAATGCTTCTTTCGGAGCCTTCCGATCCAACTTCCTGAGTCTGACGACCCCGGACGGGAGCTTCGAACTCTACGACGGCGGACTGCGGGCCACGGATGCCGACGGGGGGCGCATCTTCGACCACGTGGCGACCGAACACTACCTGCGGCACATCCACGAGGAAGTGAAATCCTGGTCCTACATGAAGTTTCCTTTCATCGTGGCCCTGGGCAACGACGCCGGGTGGTACCGGGTGGGCCCGCTGGCCCGCATCAACAATGCGGAACGCATGCCGACCCCCATGGCCGAAGAGGAGCGGCGCCGCTTCGCGGCCCTGGGCGAGGGCGGACCGGTGCATGCCACCATGGCCTACCATTGGGCCCGCATGATCGAGATGCTCTATGCCGCCGAGGCCATCCGGGAGCTGCTCGAGGATCCGGACATCCTCGGCCGGGACTTGGTGACCCAGGGCGAACGGAGCCTGGAAGGCGTGGGCGTCATCGAGGCCCCGCGCGGCACCCTCTTCCACCACTACCAGATCGACGAGAACGATGCCGTGGTCAAGGCCAACCTGATCGTCTCCACCACCAACAACAACACGGCCATGAACACGGCGGTGCGCGAGGTCGCGGCCCGCTACCTGGATGGCAAGGAACTCACCGAGGGGCTGCTCAACCACATCGAGGTGGCCATCCGCGCCTACGATCCCTGCCTCTCCTGCGCCACCCACGCCATCGGCAAGATGCCTTTGGCGGTGGAACTGCTGGATGCGGACGGATGCCTGGTGGATCGGCGGGTGAAGCACGCAGATGGCACCAGCGGGGACAGGTGA
- a CDS encoding YaiI/YqxD family protein, with amino-acid sequence MIELYVDGDACPVKDEIFRVAKRYGLKVHLVANSSLRIPRDPLFEMVVVRGGQLDVADDWIAERVTARDIAVTSDLPLAARCLAKGARVLDARGKVFTDDAMGDALATRELMAQLRDMGMAGGGPAPFEARDRSRFLQSLDTLIQAQKKALR; translated from the coding sequence GTGATCGAACTCTACGTGGATGGCGACGCCTGTCCGGTTAAGGATGAAATTTTTCGCGTTGCCAAGCGCTACGGGCTGAAAGTGCATCTGGTGGCCAATTCCAGCTTGCGCATCCCCCGGGATCCGCTCTTCGAGATGGTGGTGGTGCGGGGCGGGCAACTCGATGTGGCTGATGACTGGATCGCCGAGCGCGTCACGGCCCGCGATATCGCCGTCACCTCGGACCTCCCCCTGGCCGCGCGCTGCCTCGCCAAGGGCGCGCGGGTGCTGGATGCCCGGGGCAAGGTGTTCACCGATGACGCCATGGGCGACGCCCTGGCCACCCGGGAGCTCATGGCCCAACTGCGGGACATGGGCATGGCCGGCGGGGGGCCGGCGCCCTTCGAGGCCAGGGACCGCTCACGGTTCCTGCAATCCCTCGACACGCTGATCCAGGCCCAGAAGAAGGCCCTGCGCTGA
- a CDS encoding hydrogenase maturation protease gives MPGGSAGEARRWHQRGQVNPSPHPPVPPRIIVLGCGNPSRGDDALGPLLVERVGHWIRLHPDKPVAAVEDFQFQVEHCLDLEDRELALFLDAAASGPEPYALARLQPLADASFSTHALTPQAVLHAYRALGHGEPPPSFLLAVRGRSFELGEDLSPEARSNLEATWAMLEQLLETASLDHWDRLCTPSAQGLLLGLDQRVEGLQEP, from the coding sequence ATGCCTGGTGGATCGGCGGGTGAAGCACGCAGATGGCACCAGCGGGGACAGGTGAATCCCTCCCCGCATCCCCCGGTCCCGCCCCGCATCATCGTTCTGGGCTGCGGCAATCCCAGCCGGGGCGACGATGCCCTCGGTCCGCTGCTGGTGGAGCGGGTGGGGCATTGGATCCGACTGCATCCGGACAAGCCCGTGGCGGCCGTGGAGGACTTCCAATTCCAGGTGGAGCACTGCCTGGACCTGGAAGACCGGGAGCTGGCGCTGTTCCTGGACGCGGCGGCCTCTGGGCCGGAGCCCTACGCCCTGGCGCGCCTCCAACCCTTGGCGGATGCCAGCTTCAGCACCCACGCCCTGACGCCCCAGGCGGTGCTGCATGCCTATAGGGCCCTGGGCCACGGGGAGCCGCCGCCCTCCTTCCTCCTGGCGGTCCGGGGCCGTTCCTTCGAGCTGGGGGAGGACCTGAGCCCCGAGGCCCGCAGCAACCTCGAAGCGACCTGGGCCATGCTGGAACAGCTCCTGGAAACCGCAAGCCTGGACCATTGGGATCGGCTTTGCACGCCTTCAGCGCAGGGCCTTCTTCTGGGCCTGGATCAGCGTGTCGAGGGATTGCAGGAACCGTGA
- a CDS encoding NAD(P)-dependent alcohol dehydrogenase: MKAIVFTKYGSPDVLELKEIDKPVPKDDEVLIKIHAVSINDWDLGGLDGTSFVNRLIFGLLKPKKQILGSDIAGRVEAVGQQVRAFKPGDEVFGDLSGRWGGFAEYVCAREKDLALKAPSMSFEQAAAVPQAAMLAVQGLLDKGRLAPGQKLLINGAGGGVGTFAIQIARQFGAEVTVVDAPGKLELLRSLGADHVIDYTRQDFTKNGQAYDLILDVKTSRSILDCARALSPQGTYVTVGGSMARLFQALLLGPWIALTTKKKIRLVALKQNKDLAYMNELFEAGKVVPVIDGAYRLSEVTEAMRYFGKGHHKGKVVITVKELDSPGTGPLHHRNQPLVAP; the protein is encoded by the coding sequence ATGAAAGCCATCGTGTTCACGAAATACGGATCACCGGATGTGCTTGAATTGAAAGAGATTGATAAACCTGTCCCCAAGGATGATGAAGTACTGATCAAAATTCATGCGGTATCCATCAACGATTGGGATTTGGGTGGCCTCGATGGGACCTCCTTCGTGAACCGGCTGATCTTCGGCCTGCTGAAACCGAAGAAACAGATCCTGGGATCCGACATCGCCGGGCGGGTCGAGGCTGTGGGCCAACAGGTGCGGGCGTTCAAGCCCGGCGACGAGGTGTTTGGGGATCTCAGCGGCCGCTGGGGCGGTTTCGCTGAGTATGTCTGCGCCCGCGAGAAGGATCTGGCCCTGAAGGCCCCGAGCATGAGCTTCGAGCAGGCGGCGGCGGTCCCCCAGGCGGCCATGCTGGCGGTGCAGGGCCTGCTCGACAAGGGGCGGCTCGCGCCCGGACAAAAGCTGCTGATCAACGGCGCCGGTGGGGGTGTGGGCACCTTCGCCATCCAGATCGCCCGACAGTTCGGGGCCGAGGTGACCGTCGTGGACGCCCCTGGGAAATTGGAGCTGCTGCGCTCCCTGGGCGCGGACCATGTCATCGATTACACCCGGCAGGATTTCACGAAAAATGGACAGGCCTACGACCTGATCCTCGATGTGAAAACCAGCCGCTCGATCCTGGATTGCGCCCGCGCCTTGAGCCCCCAGGGAACCTATGTCACCGTCGGTGGTTCCATGGCGCGGCTCTTCCAGGCGCTGCTGCTGGGGCCCTGGATCGCCCTCACCACCAAGAAGAAAATCCGCCTCGTGGCCCTGAAGCAGAACAAGGATCTGGCTTACATGAATGAGCTTTTCGAAGCGGGGAAGGTGGTGCCGGTGATCGACGGAGCCTACCGGTTGAGCGAGGTGACCGAAGCCATGAGGTATTTCGGGAAAGGACACCACAAGGGGAAGGTGGTGATCACAGTGAAAGAATTGGATTCCCCTGGCACAGGTCCTCTTCATCATCGGAATCAACCTTTGGTGGCGCCATGA
- a CDS encoding DNA alkylation repair protein, with protein MNLNDAIQELEDLGSEQTRKTWCRHGAVEPLFGVKFGDLAKLQKRIKVDHTLASELWQTGNHDARLLACMIADTGAITEKELKAWASEVKDSSTAEALAAFASRTPMAAKIREAWLADPKLQRAGWSLVGHCAKDGASLDEAASLRYLKRIEADIHRAENWTRRTMMYVVIGIGGRNATLRKAAEEAIRRIGPVAFDPGRTACEFPDPLPYLAKIWARKKG; from the coding sequence ATGAACTTGAATGATGCAATTCAGGAATTGGAAGACCTCGGCAGCGAACAGACGCGGAAGACCTGGTGCCGCCATGGAGCCGTTGAACCCCTGTTCGGCGTGAAGTTCGGCGATCTCGCCAAGCTCCAGAAGCGCATCAAGGTGGACCACACCCTGGCCTCCGAGCTGTGGCAGACCGGCAACCACGATGCGCGGCTGCTGGCCTGCATGATTGCCGATACCGGCGCCATCACCGAAAAGGAACTGAAGGCCTGGGCTTCGGAAGTGAAGGATTCCTCCACCGCCGAGGCGCTGGCCGCCTTCGCCAGCCGAACCCCCATGGCCGCGAAAATCCGCGAAGCCTGGCTCGCGGACCCAAAATTGCAGCGGGCTGGCTGGTCCCTGGTGGGGCACTGCGCCAAAGATGGCGCTTCGCTCGACGAGGCCGCATCGCTCCGCTATCTCAAGCGCATTGAAGCCGACATCCACCGGGCCGAAAACTGGACGCGGCGCACGATGATGTACGTGGTGATCGGCATCGGCGGCCGCAACGCCACCTTGCGCAAGGCCGCCGAGGAAGCCATCCGCCGCATCGGTCCGGTGGCCTTCGATCCGGGCCGCACCGCCTGCGAATTCCCCGATCCCCTGCCCTACCTCGCGAAGATCTGGGCACGTAAAAAGGGCTGA
- a CDS encoding rubrerythrin family protein: MEFVAIGTVRTGSVDRLQGRVSSDSRPGCLHTRNRPIKETAVEFKDSQSALNLLKAFAGESQARNRYAFAAGIARKEGLEHVAAIFEETADNEKEHAKLFYKQLAGLAPGALEIAAVYPVVSGDTAAQLQAAVDGENEEWTSLYPEFARIAREEGFPEVAKTFEWVSKVEKEHEARFKRLLDHVVNGTVFQRGEKIYWRCRNCGHIHEGTMAPKLCPVCLHTQAFFEPVAERF, from the coding sequence ATGGAATTTGTGGCAATTGGTACAGTTCGGACCGGCTCCGTGGATAGGCTCCAGGGAAGAGTAAGCTCGGATTCCAGGCCCGGTTGCCTGCATACGCGTAACCGCCCCATCAAGGAGACCGCCGTGGAATTCAAAGACAGCCAGAGCGCGCTGAACCTGCTCAAGGCCTTTGCCGGGGAGAGCCAAGCGCGGAACCGCTATGCCTTTGCGGCTGGGATTGCCCGCAAAGAGGGTCTGGAACATGTGGCTGCCATCTTCGAGGAGACCGCGGACAACGAGAAAGAGCACGCCAAGCTTTTCTACAAGCAGCTTGCCGGACTGGCTCCGGGGGCTCTGGAGATTGCCGCTGTCTATCCGGTGGTATCCGGAGACACCGCCGCCCAGCTTCAAGCCGCAGTCGACGGCGAAAATGAGGAATGGACCTCGCTCTATCCCGAATTCGCAAGGATCGCCCGCGAAGAAGGTTTCCCCGAGGTCGCCAAGACCTTCGAATGGGTCTCCAAGGTGGAGAAGGAACACGAGGCCCGCTTCAAGCGGCTGCTGGACCACGTGGTGAACGGCACCGTGTTCCAGCGGGGCGAGAAGATCTATTGGCGTTGCCGCAATTGTGGCCACATCCACGAAGGCACCATGGCGCCCAAGCTCTGCCCCGTCTGCTTGCACACCCAGGCATTCTTTGAACCCGTGGCGGAACGGTTCTGA